The following DNA comes from Numida meleagris isolate 19003 breed g44 Domestic line chromosome 16, NumMel1.0, whole genome shotgun sequence.
AGCGTGGGCAGGGCATCAACTAGGGGCAAGGGGAGCTTTCTTTTAGTGGTGTCCAGCTGCAGGCATTGGTGTGACACTcactttctccctctccttcacAAACTCAGAGATGACCATCCCAGGTCTGCAAGTCAAAGACTGCACTAGCCCAACAAGCACACCCACCTTCTACAAAACTGGCTTTTCTTGGGATGCTTTCCAGTTGCCATACAGCTACAGACAGATGTCTTCCACCATGCAGTCAGCCCTCTTGGAGCACCCAGTCAGCCTGTACGGAAGCCACCTCCTGCCAAGCGCCGAGCCCCCCCTGGATTACAGCATGCGTTACTCCTCAGACATGGAGACCTACCACTGCGTGAAGTGCAACAAGGTGCGTGGCTGAGAACCCCAGGGATGAGGAGGTGCTGGAAGATGCTAGGAATGGTGCAGTTCACATGGCCTGTGAGAGggaagaatgaaataaagagaaggaaCTGTAAACAGAGGTGGAGACAAAGCTGcctcctggaaaaaaatcagtgtcattttgtttttcaggtgtTCTCCACCCCCCATGGCCTGGAGGTCCACGTACGAAGGTCTCACAGTGGGACCCGGCCCTTTGCTTGTGAAGTATGTGGCAAAACCTTCGGACACGCTGTGAGCCTGGAGCAGCACACCAACATTCACTCCCAGGTGTGTAGCATGCTTCCTGAGAACTGCCCTCCAAAGCTCACTGGTGCTTGGACCTTTGTTAGGAAGGAGGTGAAGACTGCAGATCATAGTTCTCATCTCACCAATCTCAGACTGTCCTTGGGAACATGGGGAGGATTGTTGCTACTGGTTCTCTTGTACCTCACCTTCTCTTAAAGGGTGCAGGACAAGATGCAAGCTATTTCCCTAAGTCCTCCTTTCATCCTCCTTGTATTAGCACACCAGCCCGTGAGCTGAGGAGATTTGCTTATCATATCTACTATACTCATCAAGCTGTCACATGTTCTGCAGCCACTGATTGACACCCCatgattttctttccctacCAGGAAAGAAGTTTTGAGTGCAAGATGTGTGGGAAGACATTCAAGCGTTCCTCCACCCTCTCCACACATCTGCTGATCCATTCCGACACGCGGCCCTATCCCTGCCAATACTGCGGCAAGCGCTTCCACCAGAAGTCAGATATGAAGAAACACACTTACATCCACACTGGTGAGAAACAAAAGATTCCCATGAAGCAAATACAAACTAGATTCCCTCATGTCTACACACACACGCAGTCCAGCTTCTCTGTGACAGGGAACTAAGTGTCCAGAGGTACCAGAAAAGTCGTTCTTTTCTGTGTGGTAAGACAGTAAAAGGTCTGAGCATCCCTGAGATGTACGTCCTCCTTTGTGTGATGAGGAGTCAGACATTCACAGCATGctcacccccagccctgggaccaagctggggaagggctgcCTGTGGTTCTTCTCcccctctgctgctgaaggagtGCAGACGTtggcaggctttttttttcccctcccttctgAGATCTTTCTTACCATCTTCTTTGCCCTGCAGGAGAGAAGCCCCACAAATGCCAGGTATGTGGCAAAGCCTTCAGCCAGAGCTCCAACCTCATCACCCACAGCCGCAAGCACACCGGCTTCAAGCCCTTCAGCTGCGAGCTCTGTGCCAAGGGCTTCCAACGCAAGGTGGACCTACGGAGGCACCGGGAGACACAACACAGTCTCAAGTGAGAGATCGCTCCAGGTCTCTGCTAGAGGTCCCACTGCCAGTGCATGTTTCATGGAAGAAGACCCTCCCCAGAATTTCCATCCAGCATGGGGCCTCCCATTTCATTAAGCTCACATTGCTTCCTGCACTTTCCTGGGAAGTGGCAAAGCCACATCATTGGCTTTGGTGTTCTTGTAACCCCAGAGCCTTACGCATCCCAGTACGTGACAAAGAAACCTGTGGGAGCTCTCACTTCTTAGTTACAGCAAGTATCAGGCCAGATCTGATATCACGTGCTCAAGTGTAAATGCAGGGGAATTCCTCCGGGGTCACAATTACTCTGGATTTACACCACGTGCAGAATTCAGTCCATCAGACTGACCTGACCAGCAGTGAGGTGGGAACACCTGGACTAGTGGCAGCCACAATCTGTgccaagctgctgctgtaaCCATGTTCTGCTTTGATGGTTAGGAAGATAAGGATAGGACATGCAAATAGACTGCATTCAGCGAGCTGTTTTTAACCTGGACAGGGCTTCTGCAGAGACTTGCCCAGGTCATAAATTCCAGCAACAGACACCtaaagtcattttctttcagtggagCATTTACTGCGATCAAGTGACAAATTAACTGTGTCCTATTTTTAGCTTAGAgtaggaggaaaaatattttttttcaaaaaaatattggaaaaaaaaatagctcctATCCCTAACTAATAACAAGGGTCTCTACATGGATTCTGCATCCACACCCGACAGCAAAGATCCCTGGGCTAGTGACAATCAGATGAACTCCAGGAGAAGCCGTGCCACAGCACTAGGCATAAGTTGATGAGTCTTGTATCTCAGTAACCTGTGAGAGAGACTGGCTGCTCTCAGAATCCAGGCTGGGATGCTCCACAGTGTTGCACTGTATACTGGATTCGTTGGCTTAAATCTGTCCTGGACAACCCTGTGTCACTGCACCATCAGGAATGACCATGGATATAGATGTCAGGGGCCAGAGAAATATGCTTTCCTTCCACTCTTACAGGAGGAAGTGGCCTAACCCATATACACTGGCATGATATGAGTACTTCACAAATATTACACAAACATAGCAGTGGTATTTCCTCCTTCTCCCGGGTCTAGAGGTTGaagcaaagcactggaacaagtaaATAGCTGGCTCTCCTCTAAGCTCTGCTGTGTTCTCGGTACATAACCTTTGGCAAGTCACTGCACTGCTCTGACTTCTATTCCTCTGCACCTCTCGGTGATGAGGAGTCACTCACACAGGTTTGTAAAGTCCCTTGAGTTTTTGAGAGGAAGGACAAAGTATTATTATAGTATTAAAAAGACAAGTGCTCGCAGTTAAGTGGGGCATTGCAGCAGGGCACAGACCACTCTGTAACTACATCCCTGAACACGTGGCATTGTATGATGACTCCTGTGGGAAGCAGCTTGGAGAAAGGGCTGTGGCATTAGCCATCTCACTCCAAATGCTTATTAAGGAAGGCTGCCCCCGTGGGCAAAGAAGAAGCAGTCCAAGTGGAAAATTCAGTTATTGCCCAGAGAAGAAGAGTTCTGATCCTGTCCTTGGTTACACCGCTGTAAATCCAAAGCCATTCTCCCTACTATGATTTAAAACATACTTGCCCCTGTTCTTTGCTGTGCTTAAGCTGTTACTCATTAATATGCAGTCTGGAAACTCAAAACAGAGTCTGTACTCCTGGCTTGTCCTTGCACactgtaaatatgtatttatacttATTCTAgtgtatatttttattgcaataCACCAGACAGTGACAACATGTACAGGCCTGCTGGGATTTAACTGATAAACCTCTCAGTAACTGCTAACACAGGGTGTTTTGTGTTAAAAACATTCATCTCAAGAAAGCCTCGTGCTCAGCTCTGGAGGTGCCAGCAGTGggggcagagggggaaaaaggagagggtGACATCACAGCATTGCTCCCCTGTTAAAGCTGAGCTGTCCTGCACCTTACCATGCCAGAACCCGGTCAGGGCAAGGGCTCCAAGGGAGGAAGCAATGCCCAGGTCCTATCTGTGACGCCAGACACACATGCACGAACTTCAGATAAGGCAAAACCATTTTAGCTCATTAAAATTGCTGCCAAAAATGCAAACTGTGTTTATTATTTCCCTTGTCCTCCTCAAATCTGCAAACAGAGATATACAAAGAGCATCTGAACGGCTCTGTAGCTAACACCCTCCATCCTCAAAACACCCAGGCACACCAGCACCCAGCCTGTGTCCTGGGGACAGCAGGTGCTTCTGAATCAGGAGCAGCTCCTCAGTTTTTGAGGGAAATGCTGGCATACATTGATCAGCACCCTAGCAAGACCACCAGCAAAACCACTCAAATCCAAAGCAGTCAGCTAGTTTTGAGCCTGCAGAGCAAGGTCTAACTATATCCATTAAATTTCCTCCGTCTCTGATTTCCATGAGACAGAAAAGTCACAGCCTTGAATGGGTGGCTGGGACTCTCTCCCTTCTAGCAATGAGAGGATCACCCTAGAACCTTCATTTACTTCCCCTTAGCTTTGGGAAATAAAGATGCTTTCACCATTCTTCTGGTTCCTGAGACTAAACATCACCAAGGAGCAGTCACACCAGAGCAGGGAGTGCCAGCCTTACCCATCTGCTGGTTGGGAGCCAAACCCATCCCCAGGAGATGTAAGGGCAGTAAAGAAACGCTGGGTGAGCATGGGcagcatgctgtgctgcagcaggagggggcGGGCAGACTAGCCCACTTCCACCAGCTCTGTGAACGTATCTCCACAAACACAAGTTGTGGAAGGAGGCCAGCTGGCAAAGGTGCttgcaagacagaaaaacaagagtCAGAAGGCGACttgagaagggagaagaaattaaCTTGCAGAGTTTTGCactaaagcaattaaaaatatatatatttcttcctAAAGAGCCTCTGTCACTCAGGCCACTGGGTAACACCAcctgcctccttcctccccaggcCCCTTATGCTTAAAGGAGTGATTGGATGTCAGCAGCCTAAAGGAAAACCAGGCAGAGCTCCACAGCCCCTCAGATCAGGAGAGGTGTCCTTTGAGCAAGAGGCTAGAGGGACCCCACCTTGGGTTTTCACTGCTCGCTGTtctttgcaaagagaaatgctgtgaCAGTTCCAACCTGCCCAGCAGTGAGAGATCAGGAACACACTAGTAAAAATCTTGAGGAAAAGCCCCAGTGAAGCCAGCATGACAAACACAGCAGTGTAACCTCACAGCCTGCTTGCAATAGACCTCCCAAGCCAGGAGCATGAAGCAGGAGCTGCTTTGGCCTGCTGCTCAGTGTTTGGCACCCCATTTCCAGATGGAAAGGAAAGCCCCATGCTCTGGGGCAGGCAGCTGCACTCTGCACCATTCCTCAGGCTTCCATCCATGCTCCTTGAAGCTctgcaaatcatagaatcatagtatcactAACATTGGAAAAGATGTctaggatcatcaagtccaaccccaagccacccccactgtgcccactgaccatacccctcagtgccatatctccatAGGTcaggaacacctccagggatgacaACTCTACCACCTCCCCGGGCAtgaaggagaggggaaggaagcagATCTGGTCCTACTTGAATGCTTCAAACCCAACCTGATCCTTGCTATGGAACTCACACAACAGGCAGCCAAGGATGCTCAGCACCTGTCAGGATCAGGCAGTTGGTGTCACCAACTCCAAACACACCTGGCCTTGTTCTCCAATAATGCAAATTCTCCCCAGTTCTGACTGTTCTGAAAATAACCCCTTTCCCAGTATCTCCCCATGCATCTGAAACATTCTGGTCAGTCAATCAAGGAAACAgataacaaaaagcaaaatctcaACTAATCTTTGTGGTTGAAGAAAGAGTCGATTGTTTTCGCCTCACCCTGAGCCCACCCTAAACCCTGCACTTCCCCAGTCCTCTTCACACCTTCATTCCTTTATTGCCAGGGAAAGAAAATCCTCAGTCTTTGGGCTGTTTTGTTTAGCAAATGAGGGACATGCAAAGCAATCCTGCTGGGCAGAGGTGTGCTTCTGTCTTCCAGACAGCCTTCAGGTATTGAGTGCAGCAGCCCAGAAATACTGTGAACAAGGGTAGATTTAAGTCTGGACACAGGATGCATCTTTTCCTAATGAAGACAGCCATGGGACACCTGCAGGAAATGAAGGCATGCTCCTAGTCAGCATGGCATTATACTGGAGCTTATCTTCAGATTGTATTAACCTACAGAGAAGGCAAAACTGAAGTTCTCACGTGTGTTGGCAAAGGTTAGAGAAGGTCTAAATGGAACTGAGAGGAAGGTATGGGTTGCATGGGACAGAAAATCATTTGCTGAGTCCTGTTGCTTCCTATCCTAGGCTTCACAGGACAGtgttttcagtgagaaagataaaagcagagGCTTTACTCCTTGCAGCAGGCCATTCCCccagtgcagcacagcctgccgTAGGTAAAGGGGATGCAGTTGTACTCCCAGCTGCCAGTAGGTCCGTGCTGCTAACCCTTAATGACAACACACGTGGAAACCTGGAAGCATTACACAGTCTCCTGGTAACAGCTGCATAAGCACGTTTCCTTGCATAGGACAAACATTCTTGCCTGCCATTAAAGGGCCTGGCCACGGATAGGGAAATACtacataaacttttttttaatcaattattctgcttaaaaagcagagatgttttCCCACTTTTGCCCTGGAGCAGCGCATCTACATGGGAACCAACTCCAAACCACCACACCAACCAGCACAGGATAGCTAAATCAGTCAGCTCTCCTGGGGTAGGTGAGACCTAAGAAAACGCAGACCTGTGCAGCAGTTACCAAACCAGCACACTTCAGCTAACAGTCACCATGGCACACACTGATCCTACGCTTACAACCCTGACCCAAGGTGCCAGATCTGCCACATTTCCTGCATGACCTTGCGCAAGACATTAGCTCTGGATTTGTGAAGTTGCTCAGCACCCTGTGCAACTCATAGAAAACTTCAGCCCATCTGCAAAAGGAGGATaattcctcctctcccttctaTTTCacttggggttttttttcccccccaacgGTAAGATAATCGGACACAAGACTGCCCCTCCTTATCTCTTAGGAACAGCGCCTTGCACAATGAAGCCTTGATCTCAGCTGGAACCTACTTAATGCCACTGTGATCCTAATAACAAATGATAGAAACTTACTTCAGCAAAGCAACCTAATTCTGTTAGTGGCTTAGGAAGAAATCCTCCAAGCACAACAAGAACACCAAATTAAAACCAGTTAAACTTCACACGAGCAGAGAAACGAAGCAAGTAAAAAGACAAAGGATAAATCAGACAAGTAGCATTCCCATCAGTGAATAATGCTCCAGGGAGGGAGAGACAAAGCTGGATACTGATGCTACAGACAGCCCACTTGACCCCCCCCATTCTGAGGATGTTGCCTAAATACAGGCATTTCCAATCTGGCCCTTGGGCTGATTTTGACCTGGTGGCTCAAGGGTGATCGTCATTCACCTCATCAGACAGCAAGGCAGGCAGAGAGCAAAGAGTTCCCAGAAATGGGGAAAATCTGAGGCCAGGGAGGAGCTGAGCATGCACCGGGCTCAGCTTTGGCCTGATAAGTTTATCAGGCACTGCCGGCTGCTAACTGTCAGCCAGCAAAGTGGGCCTGTTAGGGAGGAGGAACAGCTCCCGGGGTCAGATAGGACAGCCCCAGCCTTATCAGAGTGCCTGAGCCAAAGCGGGAACTGGAGAGCGAGCACTTTCCAACCACTTCATCTGAAGAGCAGACAGATTGGCAGGAAGGGCCTGTCAGCCCGCTGCTCCTAGCCATGAGCCCTGGTCCATGTAAATAACACTGGTAAGTGCAGCAGGAAAGTTGCAAACTTGAACGTAGAGGCCTGAGGGAAGGTGCAGGGGAAAGCTTTCCTAGGAACGCTGCCCAAAAGGGTGAGTCAGACTTGGAGAGAAGTTTGGATACTTACCGTGCAGGCTGCTCCTCCAGACAGCGCTTCTTCAGCAGTCTGCCATCAAGCCTTGGGACAACAACGCCAGCAGCTCAAGCTAACGCTAAGTCACCAAGTTTCGGTGTACAAATAATTGTGTTGTTTTCcctttaacaaaacaaacaagcaaatagaAGTAAAACCTCCTCATCCCCTTCTGAGCAGGGAAAGCATGGACCAGCAAATGCCCTTCACACTGAACTCTAGTGCAGCAATAACCAAATCTAGATAGCAGAGATTCTCCCATGTTTGGATGAACTCCCTTGGACAAGCTCAGCCTGTGCGAGCTCCCTTTCTGCACACCTCAGTCATGGCAGAGGGTAAGAAAGTTATTGCACGGCACATTTCCTGCTTGGTTTCCCTGCTGAGCATCTGCCATGCAGGATAGAAATGGTGTAAGACCATCAGCTTAGACACACTGCAATCCTACAGCCTCTCTAACCACACTGTTACCAGCtcactgctcacagcagcagatTGTGTGTAGAGCTATCATCCTGCACTGGGCTCATTTTCGGGTCTTTGGGTTCAAACAGGGGACTCGGGTCCTGTCTGTATCAGGGAATTCTGCTGAGAGATGGCTCAAGCACAAGCTCTGACCCTATCCCAGGAGAACATGCTGCCTGCCTACAAGCAAGTGCCTTGCATATCATAGAgggctggtgacagcagcattGTAGGACAGGATATCTCCTATGTGAGCTAGTCACTCAAAGGCTCCCTTTATGGCAagtaatatatatgtatatataaatatatatacacacacacagagcgTGATCCAGCTCTTCCTAAAGTATGCATCTAAAATAGGACAGAGAAGTCATGTCCTTAGTGCACCTTGTTCTCCCAGTGACCAGAAAGGGAACCCAGCACATGCAGATATCTAAAGTTACGTGGGATGAATCACACTCCTGTGGTTTCTGCACTGCTCTCAGGCCATGTTTCTCACAGCTGGTTCTGTTCCAGTCCATAGTCTACTGCTCTCCAGGCAGAGAGGCTGCTCATGGTCATTCAATCCCTCTGTGCATCAAGGGTTCCTAACTAAGCCCCAAGTACAACATCCACATTTAGCAGTGGTGAATGCACTTGTGAGGTTCAAGGCTTCCTCATCAAGACttagaagttaaaaaacaaatcaagaaaCCCACCTACTGTTGATCCTACTTTCTCTTCGAATAACTTTAAAGCAATAGGACTTTATCTTATATCCTAGGCTCTTCTATATTAAGAACTTTGGTGGGATTTTTAGCAGTGGCCAAGCCTGCTGGTTTCTTCTCTTTATATAACAGAAGCTATCTCTTGCTTCAGCTGGGGAAAGGGAAGTCAGATGATGATGCATTCCTGTTCTTTCAAAGACTCCATCCTGAGAGCGTGGACATGGTGAACCAGTGTGTCACTCACACATCCCTGCCCCAGTGCCTTATTTAGATTCAGCCTTAGTAGCCTGACTGTAAATCAGTCGGCTCAATGGACACCTACATGTGAGCATCCAGAAACTGGAAgtccattttttaaatactgcagCAACGCAAGTCCCAAacaaagaagatttttttctcctgcctttGCTGTTGTCAGCTGATCTGAGCCAGTCACTATCCTTCTCTCTGCCTCAGGATTCCCAACTGCAAAATGAGGATAATAACTCAGGCATTCTCTGAGATCAACAGAAAAGAGCAAGGTAGAATtgctgcactgcactgctgcattGATGGGCCCTGGCATTATgaaaaaatgccacagaaaacGCACAAAGCATTAAAGCAATGTCCTCGCATTGTGATCTTCCAACCCCATATGAATTTTTCACTTACAAACATTCCCCCAACGACAGTTGGCAGGGACTAATCCCTTGTCTGCAAGCTTTCTCACAGCATCATTATACATTTCGCAGGAGACGCAACAAAAACCTTGTGGGTATCAGAATCAACAGTTCATTTTGTGCCCCAAAAATAAGTTATTGGTATTacctccccagccccacttcCTCAGTTCCCAAGTCCCCAGCAATCTTAGCTCCGAAAGGAATGTGACTCAGACCCTTCAACTGAAGGGCTGTCATCTGCAAACCCTGACGCCTGGATGTGACCGTGGCTTTATCATGGCCCACCAGCTGCATGTACAACTCTTGCCTCCTCCCCAATGATTCAGCAAATCTTctctgaggagaaaaacaagcataCAAGTGAACAAATCACAATGTCAGATTACAAAGATGAGCggggaaaagctgcagctcagagaaAGGAGATAAAAGCTGGTTGAATTGCATGACATAAGGGCCGAAATGCCTGATAGACTTTTTATGGAGCGTAGCaatggaaatatgaaaaatatggtTGTATTTGGGGGTTCTTACCCCTTAAAACACTGCTAAATGAGAGCACAACgtgaaaggaaatgaagcacATTCTGCCCTCTGTGATCTGGGCATTGCACAGGGCTGATAGGGAGTCTTAATGGCATCACTGAGAGCTGAAGAATCCGTCCTGTTTTACATTGAAATTGAGTTCCACCAGGCAAACTACTTTCAAGGAGAGCTTCTGCTCACCATAACCAACATTTTCAATCGCTCAGAAGCCTGTTATCAAACACTTTTAACAACTAGAGATCAGCCAGAAGATGTAGTACTTCCCTTAATGGCATTCAGCCCAGATACTCCAGTCAGAGCCCACTGTTCCAGAAATGCCATGAAattctaagaaaacaaaagcgTTTGCAATTTACAGAGCACTCATGTCACGTTTATGGAACATCTCAACCCAGTGGGTCCTCCAATATCTGTGAGACAGAGATGCACCCCCTCCACTAGATTAAatgcaacaacaacagaaaacatagATGAAAAGAGAAGCACATGTACATATTTCAATACTGAAATACAAGCAAGGAGGGCTGACTTACCTCCCTATGGGTAGGCATGTTCTCTgtgcatatttatatattcacaCCAATGTGAAATTACCGTTCACTAAGCCTACCAAAGCCACTTATTATGTCTTCAAAAATACATCATTCAGAGCAGGTGTGTGTTGCTTCAGGGGGCTGCACCGTGGAACACTGGGGTGACAGCTGACAAGGCAAGAGTAAAGCAAAACCTTCAGGAAAGCAACCACGAAGAACTGAACTGCCTCGTACCCAGTCATCTGCCAACCCCTCCCCAGGGCTCAAACGGGCctgtaaaagcagagaagaaaataaagcactcCTTGTCCCTTTTCTAAGGTCTCCTAGAGGGAACAGGATTTTAGTTGAGGTACTCACAGTGCATAGCTGCTCTTGCCtacagagaatgaaagaaatattcacaACACAAGGCAGaggaagtaaatgaaaaatggaaagctaGATGGACAGCAAACCTCAGGCCAGCAGATTTTTCCAGGAATGAAAACACATGGAAAGAACTaattcctgcagcagtgccagggtaCTTCATTCCTAGAAAACAGCAGCCCTTTCTCCCTTTATCCAACCGTTTACTCTCAGTACATACTGACCTCCTCCAAACCTCACACAAAGAATTACCACCACCAGGACTATACCCAATTGAAGTCACACCTCTGTCTCCTTTTAAAGCATTTCCCTTTGCAGTTCCGCCACCTGCTCTCACAGGTCTGGAGGCTTTCCTCTCAAGTCTAACAATAATCAGCTGTATTACTTAAAGCTCGAGTGTCAGAGCCAAAGGATGAAGACTTTGTTAAGCCTGACATTTGCAGGGAGAACATTGAAAATGTGATACCACTGCACCCTACAGGCTGAAAATAGagagtcaatttttttttttttaatttttaatcacaGTTTCTAAACGAGGCTCATTACTTTTGGGAGGGAGACTGGCTCAGGACTTTTGCAGATTTGAGGCTGGCAGTTCTGCTTCTGCCCCGTACCACGATGAACAATTCTATTCCCtatgctgctgggatgagcaggaaagacagcagcagctgtaacacaaacatacacacactaGCAAGAGCTGTCCCAAATGTTGCTATGCATGGGGCACCTGGTGATGGGGAGCACTGTAGGAAACAGGAAAGTTTGCCTTTGTGGGGCCAGGAGTTCAGCCCCAACCAGGGGAGGGGATGGTGCACAGGGTGACCTTGCAGTGGGCTGCTGAGTCTCTGCAGACTCCATGTGGGATTTCGGAGTGATGCCACAGGAATGCGGTACAGGAGAGGTCAGGTGGGATTGGTGCAGGTGCGTGTCCCTTTGATGTGCTGCTGGTGTTGCTGGGGTGGCTTGGGAAGCTGCCTGAACAGCACAAGCTTCCAGCAGAAGTCAATTGGAAGAACTTGCCAAGAGAAGGGTTCTGGCGATTTCAGGAAGATGACCACCGCCCTGTGGACACTACATGCAGTGTCATACGCATGAGTCCAGCTTTCTGCCTGC
Coding sequences within:
- the GFI1B gene encoding zinc finger protein Gfi-1b → MPRSFLVKSKKAHTYHQHRFVEDDLPIFTWDPVTSAFTAVGDRDKTPEDGKKQDPECVVPKQEKDPFQPKEESVPVQYLSRMLPGPSAQEMTIPGLQVKDCTSPTSTPTFYKTGFSWDAFQLPYSYRQMSSTMQSALLEHPVSLYGSHLLPSAEPPLDYSMRYSSDMETYHCVKCNKVFSTPHGLEVHVRRSHSGTRPFACEVCGKTFGHAVSLEQHTNIHSQERSFECKMCGKTFKRSSTLSTHLLIHSDTRPYPCQYCGKRFHQKSDMKKHTYIHTGEKPHKCQVCGKAFSQSSNLITHSRKHTGFKPFSCELCAKGFQRKVDLRRHRETQHSLK